TAGTGTCCGCCGTAAAACACGTTCAGCCCAAGCTCCTCCGCCACGCCGAACGTCCAGTGCGGCCCCTCGCCGGTGATGAACGTGTCCACGCCCTCCGCCGCGGCCTGTTTCAACTCCGCGCCCGCGCCGCCGGTCACGATGCCAATCCGCCGGCATCGCGCCGGCCCGCCGGGAAGGACCTTGGGAGCGCCGCCCAGCGCGCGCGTCAACGCGCCTTCGAGCGCCGCGCGAGAGAGGTCCGCCGCCGCCTGCCATCCGATCTTCCGGCCCTTGCACTCGAAGAACGGACGCAGCCGCCTCAAGCCGAGCGCGGCGGCAAGCTGCGCGTTGTTGCCGAGCCTTGGATGCGCGTCCAGCGGGAGATGCGAGCTGTAAACCGCCACGTTCTCCTCCACAAGCGCGCCCAGCAATTCGCGGCGCCGGCCCGTCCACGGCACGTTCGGCGACCAGAACAGCCCGTGATGCACGATGAGCAGGTCCGCGCCCGCCGCCGCCGCGAGCTTCACCGTCGCGAGGCTCGCGTCCACCGCGGCGGCGATGCGGGTGACGCGCCCGGAGTTCTCGACTTGCAGCCCGTTGTGCGCGCCGTCCCAGTCCTTGAACGCCGCGGGACGGAGCAGCCTGTCGGCGTGCGCCACCAACCGGCTGAGGGAAGCGGCCTTCATGCGGCGAGGCTCTCCTTGTAATGCCGCCGGCACACGGAGAGGTAGCGGTCGTTGCCGCCGATCTCGACCTGCGCGCCTTCCTTGAGCGCCTTCCCGCCGGCATCCAGCCGCAGCACCATCGTGGCCTTGCGCCCGCAATGGCAGATGGTCTTGAGCTCGATGAGATTGTCCGCCCACGCCAGCAGCCACTGGCTTCCCTCGAACAGGTTGCCCTGAAAATCCGTCCGCAGCCCGTAGCACAGCACGGGGATGCGCAACACGTCCGCGATGTCGGTGAGCTGGTGCACCTGCGCCCGGCTCATGAACTGCGCCTCGTCCACCAGCACGCACGCGACCGGGCGCGCCGCGGTCTCCGCGCGCGCAAGTTCGAGCAGGTTGTCGCCGGGCGAGAAGATGCGGGCGTCCGCCTCAAGGCCGATGCGGGACTTGACCTTGCCCCTGCCGAAGCGTTCGTCCAGTGCGGGCGTGAGCACGAGCGTATGCATGCCGCGCTCGCGGTAGTTGTAGCTCGACTGCAACAGCACCGTGCTCTTCCCCGCGTTCATCGCGGAGTAGTAGAAATAGACCTTGGACATGCGCCGCGCTAGAGCCGCTTTTCGTCGGCGTCCATGTAGTCGGTGAAGCACTGGATGTCGTCGCGGTGGGCGAGGCCGGACTGTTCCTTGCGCCACTTGAGCCGGGCCTTGAGCTGCGGGTCGTCGCCGCGGCCGTAGTTGAGCACGTGCTCGCAGAAGGCGGCCTTGTCCGCGGCGGTGGCCTTCACGTTCTTGAGCACCCAGTCGCAGACTTCGCCATCGGTGATCGAGCCCTTCACCACGGCGATGAACTGCTCGGCGGTCAGGCCGGCGGCCTTGAGCCACGCGCCGTCGAAGCCCTTGGTGAAGTTCTCCTGGTAGTCGGCGTGCAGCCTGCCCGCGAGGTGCAGGCGGATCTTGTCCACGAATCGCGGCAGGTAGGCCCAGCCCGCCATGGTTTCACGCGGGCTGCGGGGATAAAGGATCGGGGTGTCGCTCATGCGGGCATCGTCGCGAGGCGGCGGTGGTGTGTCAATCGCGCGCGGTCGCCAGCCAATGCGCCAGCGCCGCGAGCGCCTTCGACCTGTGGCTGATGCGGTTCTTCTCCGCGTCGCCGAGTTCGGCGAAGGACTGCTGGAAACCGTCGGGCACGAAGTGCGGGTCGTAGCCGAAGCCGCCCGCGCCGCTCGCGTGAAGTTGGATGCGGCCTTCGCACGTGCCGCTGAAGAGGTGAGGGGTGAAGGGTGAGGAGGGATGGGTTTCCGATGGAACAGATTCTGCGCTGAATCCTTGAACTGATGTCGAGCTCCCCTCACCCCATCCCTCTCCCCTCCTCGGAGGAGGGGAGAGCGTGCCCGTAGGGCGGGTGAGCGGTGTCGGAAGGCAGGGAGCGAGCGGCACGAGCGCGAGCACGCAGCGGAATCGGGCGGTGCGCTTCGCTTCGGGCACGTCGCGGAGCAGGCGGACCAGTTTCGCGTTGTTCTCCGCGTCGGGCGAGTTGCCCGCGGAGGCCGAGGGCGAGTCCAACGCCGCGAAGCGCGCGGAATGCACTCCCGGCGCTCCCACGAGCGCGTCCACTTCGAGCCCGGAATCATCCGCGAGGACGAAGCGGGTTCCGTCATCCCGCACGCCGCACGCCGCACGCCGCGTTTCCCTGAGCCACTCCGCGAGCGCGAGCGCTTTCTTCGCGGCGTTGCCCGCGAAGGTCGGCGCATCCTCGACCACGCCGGGCGCGCCGGGAAACGCATCGAGCGTCTCGCACCGGAATGCCGCGCCGAGGATGGACTGGATTTCCTGCGCCTTGTGGCGGTTGCGCGTGGCGAGGACGACCGTGGTCATGCGCGGGCCTTCTCCTTTCGGCCGTCCGTCCCGCCTCTCACAAATCCTGCCGGACGCGGTAGAGGCGGGGGAAGAAGTTGGTGAGGACGGTGTCGTTGAAGATGAAGTTGGTGCCCGAGGCGACATTCGTCGCGATCGGGAACCAGCGCGAGCCGAAGGAGCCGGCGCCGAGATTGGTGAGCGCCTCGAAGACGTAGGTTTGCCCGCTGATGGCGTTGCTCACGTGAAACGCGGGCTGGTTCGTGAGCGCCGGGTCCACGAGCAACGTGGCGTTGGTGAGCACCTGGATGTTCACCGTGGCGGAGTTGTTGGACGCGCCCAAGTTGTCGAACACGCGGGCGGACAGCGCGAAGTTGCCCGGCATGATGTTCGTGGACGTGAGGTTGAACGGCGCGTTGGAGACGACGCCGATGAAGTTCGTCCCGCTCTCGTAGAATTCGACCCGGACGACGGTGCCGTCCGTGTCGTTCGCCGTCGTCGTGATGGTCGCGTTGGAGCCGGCGAGCAGCCTAGTGCCGTTGGTTGGTGAAGTGATTGTCACCGAAGGCCCGGCGTTCACGGTCAATATGAAGCTAGTGCTCCCAATCGAAATGCCATCACTGACTACGACTGTGATTGCCGTGGACCCCATTTGATTCGCAGTAGGACTGATCGATAGTGATCGAATTGCTCCGGTCCCAACGACGACGATACTACTATTAGCCACTAAACCACCATTTGATGACGATGCGGTGACTACCAGACCGCTCGCCGAAGTCTCCGTGTCACCAACTACGAATGAGATATTGGAAACCGTAGTGCTTTTGAGAGTCACTTGCGGTTGGATGCTGGAGACGGTTGGCGGGTCGTTAACTAAGACAGTGAAGCTCTTAATGGTTGAAGCCACTCCATCACTCACGGTTACAGAAATGACCGCACTTCCGGACTGGTTGGATAGTGGGGTGATTGTGAGAATCCGATTTGCTCCATTGCCTCCAAAAACGAGATTTGAATCTGGAATCAGCAATGGGTTTGCGGAAGTCCCCGAAACGGACAAACTAGCCGAAGGAGTTTCAGTATCGCCGATGGTGAACGGAATGCCAATTAGTGTCCCGTTTCGAGAAATAAGTTGATTCGAGATGTCGGAGAAAGTTGGGGGATCGTTCACAGTGAGTGTGAAAGAGACAAAGTTAGTGCTTATGCCGTCGGTTACTGATACTTGGATCAAGCTCATTCCGGTTTGGTTCGTTATTGGGATAATGGTTAAAGTGCGATTCGTCCCGCTGACTCCGATCACGATGTTCGTGACAGGAATCAGACTCGGATTGGAGGAGGAAGCACTGAGGCCCAAACTGGATGCTGGAGTTTCGGCATCAGAGATGTTCACGGTCAAATTAGTCAGTGCCGAATTGCGATTAATTACCTGATTGGCGATTGCTCCAATCGAAGGTGGGTCGTTTACCGTCAATACGAACGAGGTTGTTGTTGTGGTTTCTCCATCGGTCACACCAATCGTAATCGTAGCCGCACCGGATTGATTCGGGTTAGGTGTCACCAACACAGTTCGGGACGCACCGCTGCCCGCAAGGACGATGTTCGCATTTGAAACCAAAGTAGTGTTTCCTGAACTAGCTGAAACCAACAGACTGTTCAAAGGTGAATCAGGATCGCCAATCGTGAAAGCCAAAGCTGATGTCGAAGCGTTTCGACCTATTGTTTGGTTGGCGATAGCTGTAATCGTAGGCGCAGGATTGTTCGCTACGACAATCGTTCCGTTTTGGTTGAAGTGGAGCGTGCACGTGTAGTTGTAAGTGCCCGCGGTCGGAAAAGTGAACGTGTAGGCGCCGTTGCGCGGGATGATGAACGGCGAACTCGTGAAGGTCGGACTGCCCGTGGAGGTGACGTTGTGGTTGGCGAAGCCGGTGTTCGTCCACGTCACCGTGTCGCCCGCGGTGATCGAGAAGGAATACAAGGTTGTGGGCGTCGGCCCGAAGAAGTTGTCGCCGATGTTGATGATGTGCGTCGCGCCGCGGGCGCCGGGCGCAAACAAGAGGGCGAGGAGCAACAGGCACGCGCGGAGTGAATGGGGAAATGACATGGTGCGGATGAGCTTCCGGCCAGATTGAAGCACTTCCGCGGCGCAGAAACAAGGCGGCACTCCGCGGCGCCGATTCCGATTTCAGCCTTGCCTCGCCGCCGGGGGGACAGTCGGGTGTTTGCGCGTGAAATCTCCTTCGAAATCCCTCCGGGTTCGCTTTCGCGTCACGCCCGTGGCCGTGTTCATTGCCCTGTCGGGCGTTGCGTCCTCTCCCGGCGCCAGCGCGCAGACGTTGCGGCCGCTTACGCCGGCGTTTCGCGACGCGCCTGCGCCCGCACTCCCGCGGCGCGGCGCAACCCTGCGAGACGCCCGCCGTTCCGTTGCCGCAAGGCGCCGCGTTTCCCGCCCCGCAGATTCCCCCGGTCATCGAAGTCCCGTGCCGGATGGTTCTCGCGGCGATGTTCGTCAACCAGCACCGTCACGACTTCGACGTGACACCTTCTGCTTGCAGGGCATCCAGGGCGATCGAGTTCGCTCCGCTGCCGGAATCCCGCCGCAATCACGCTTGCCATCCGCCCCTGCGGCGGGCAATTAGAAGCGCATGGGCTTGCCTCAAACCGCCGTCACGCTTTCCCCGGAGAACATCGCCGAGCTCAGCCAGAAACTTGGCGACATGCGGCACAACATCAACAACCAGCTCTCACTCATCATCGCCGCCGTGGAGTTGTGCCGCCGCAAGCCCGAGGCCTTGGAACGCATGCTCGCCTCCATGGAGAAGCAGCCCGGCAAGGTGATGGCCGAGATGCGGACGTTCACCGCGGAATTCGAGGGCGCGCTCGGCATCAAGCGCGACGAGGAGACACTCGTCGGTTGAAGCCAGCGGGCGCGCCGCGGCTCAACCGGCGCGCTTTCGCTTTGCTCCAAGCCGTTGCCGCAGTTGCTCCAGCGGCAGCGTGTTGACCACGTCGCGCCGTTCCAGCCAGCCCTTGCGCGCGAGGCCCGCGCCGAACCGCAGGAACTGCGCGTGGTCGAGCCGGTGCGCGTCGCAGTTGATCACGCACTGCACGCCCCTGGCCTTCGCCGCGGGCCAGAGCCGCCAGTCCATGTCGAGGC
This Verrucomicrobiota bacterium DNA region includes the following protein-coding sequences:
- a CDS encoding Nif3-like dinuclear metal center hexameric protein, with product MKAASLSRLVAHADRLLRPAAFKDWDGAHNGLQVENSGRVTRIAAAVDASLATVKLAAAAGADLLIVHHGLFWSPNVPWTGRRRELLGALVEENVAVYSSHLPLDAHPRLGNNAQLAAALGLRRLRPFFECKGRKIGWQAAADLSRAALEGALTRALGGAPKVLPGGPARCRRIGIVTGGAGAELKQAAAEGVDTFITGEGPHWTFGVAEELGLNVFYGGHYATETFGVKALAAHLSERFGVPWVFLDHPTGL
- a CDS encoding thymidine kinase; amino-acid sequence: MSKVYFYYSAMNAGKSTVLLQSSYNYRERGMHTLVLTPALDERFGRGKVKSRIGLEADARIFSPGDNLLELARAETAARPVACVLVDEAQFMSRAQVHQLTDIADVLRIPVLCYGLRTDFQGNLFEGSQWLLAWADNLIELKTICHCGRKATMVLRLDAGGKALKEGAQVEIGGNDRYLSVCRRHYKESLAA
- a CDS encoding DUF5069 domain-containing protein, whose product is MSDTPILYPRSPRETMAGWAYLPRFVDKIRLHLAGRLHADYQENFTKGFDGAWLKAAGLTAEQFIAVVKGSITDGEVCDWVLKNVKATAADKAAFCEHVLNYGRGDDPQLKARLKWRKEQSGLAHRDDIQCFTDYMDADEKRL
- a CDS encoding non-canonical purine NTP pyrophosphatase — protein: MSPRAPTSSSTTPSSPTSSPASTASGRICERRDGRPKGEGPRMTTVVLATRNRHKAQEIQSILGAAFRCETLDAFPGAPGVVEDAPTFAGNAAKKALALAEWLRETRRAACGVRDDGTRFVLADDSGLEVDALVGAPGVHSARFAALDSPSASAGNSPDAENNAKLVRLLRDVPEAKRTARFRCVLALVPLAPCLPTPLTRPTGTLSPPPRRGEGWGEGSSTSVQGFSAESVPSETHPSSPFTPHLFSGTCEGRIQLHASGAGGFGYDPHFVPDGFQQSFAELGDAEKNRISHRSKALAALAHWLATARD